The following are encoded together in the Proteiniphilum saccharofermentans genome:
- a CDS encoding DUF4982 domain-containing protein: MKKFLFVWIALLIGLSALYATRTTVPLEQGWKFTRNDDPKASDVVYDDSNWQTVRIPHDWAIYGPFSKENDIHRMAIVQDGQTTAIEHYGRTGGLPFTGVGWYRNTFSIPGHSEGRRVIIQFDGAMSNARVFVNGKEAGYWPNGYNTFYFDITGLVHNDGQDNLLAVRLENFEEQSRWYPGAGLYRNVHIITTNEAYIPVWGTYVTTPEVNQKFARVNVKTKVVTSGEGNYRLVTEINDASSRVVASDEALLTPYDLGEISRDLFVEDPLLWDIRQPNMYRVVSKLYKDGVLMDEYSTPFGIRTIEIVADGGFILNGRKVKFQGVCLHHDLGPLGAAVNEAAIRRQIRIMQDMGVNAIRTSHNMPAPEYVRIADEMGMMLMVETFDEWAIPKVKNGYNRYFNEWAEKDIVNVIHHYRNNPSVVMWCIGNEVEEQSNKQGARVARFLQDICHREDPTRPVTNGMDRPDHVFSNHMAAIMDVPGFNYRSFRYQEAYERLPQQLVLGSETTSALSSRGVYKFPVERRSMAMYDDHQASSYDVEHAAWSNLPEDDFIQHDDLSYTMGEFIWTGFDYLGEPTPYYSAWPSHSSLFGAVDLAGIPKDRFYLYRSHWNKEEGTLHILPHWNWEGREGEVTPVFVYTNHPSAELFINGKSQGKRTKDLSVPLEGSYTEEAQKNFARQKRYRLMWMDTRYEPGTVKVVAYDEHGNAVAEKEIRTAGEPHGLVLEADRTIINADGKDLAFITVSVVDKDGNPCPNVNELVRFNVKGAGSYRAGANGDPTSLDLFHLPQMYLFNGKLVAVVESTEKPGTITLEATAKGLRKASINIQTK; this comes from the coding sequence ATGAAGAAGTTTTTATTTGTTTGGATTGCACTTTTGATCGGGCTAAGTGCTTTGTATGCTACCCGGACAACTGTTCCCCTTGAACAGGGATGGAAATTTACCCGCAACGATGATCCCAAAGCATCGGACGTTGTGTATGACGACAGCAATTGGCAGACCGTGCGCATACCTCACGACTGGGCAATATACGGTCCTTTCAGCAAAGAAAATGATATTCACCGGATGGCGATTGTGCAGGATGGACAAACTACTGCCATCGAGCATTATGGCAGAACCGGTGGCCTGCCTTTCACAGGGGTGGGGTGGTACCGGAACACTTTTTCCATACCCGGCCATTCGGAAGGCAGGAGAGTGATTATCCAGTTCGATGGTGCCATGAGTAATGCGCGGGTATTTGTCAACGGGAAGGAGGCCGGCTACTGGCCCAACGGTTACAACACTTTTTATTTTGACATCACGGGCTTAGTGCATAATGACGGGCAGGATAACCTGTTGGCGGTCCGTCTGGAGAATTTCGAAGAGCAGTCGCGCTGGTATCCCGGGGCAGGGCTTTACCGTAATGTGCATATCATTACTACCAACGAAGCATATATCCCCGTTTGGGGCACTTACGTGACCACACCCGAAGTAAATCAGAAATTTGCGCGGGTGAATGTGAAAACAAAAGTGGTCACTTCAGGAGAAGGAAATTACAGGCTGGTGACAGAAATTAATGATGCGTCGTCGCGTGTAGTCGCATCAGATGAAGCATTGTTGACCCCATATGATCTTGGTGAAATTTCCCGGGACCTGTTTGTCGAAGATCCGTTACTATGGGATATCAGGCAGCCCAATATGTACCGGGTAGTTTCAAAATTATATAAAGATGGGGTACTGATGGATGAGTATAGTACCCCGTTTGGTATCCGTACCATTGAAATTGTGGCTGACGGAGGATTTATCCTTAACGGTAGAAAAGTGAAGTTTCAGGGTGTTTGTCTTCATCACGACCTGGGCCCGCTGGGTGCTGCGGTGAATGAAGCGGCTATCCGTCGGCAGATACGAATTATGCAGGATATGGGAGTAAATGCCATCCGTACTTCTCACAATATGCCGGCTCCTGAGTACGTGCGTATTGCCGATGAGATGGGTATGATGCTGATGGTGGAAACTTTTGATGAATGGGCTATTCCCAAGGTGAAGAATGGATATAACCGTTATTTCAACGAATGGGCTGAAAAGGATATTGTGAATGTCATCCATCATTACCGCAACAATCCCAGCGTGGTGATGTGGTGCATCGGTAACGAAGTGGAAGAACAGAGCAATAAGCAGGGCGCCAGGGTAGCCCGTTTCCTGCAGGATATCTGCCACCGGGAAGACCCGACCCGTCCGGTGACCAATGGGATGGATCGTCCCGATCATGTATTCTCCAATCACATGGCGGCTATCATGGATGTGCCCGGGTTCAATTATCGTTCCTTCCGGTATCAGGAAGCCTATGAGCGATTGCCTCAGCAGTTGGTGCTGGGAAGTGAAACCACTTCTGCCTTGAGTTCCCGCGGAGTGTATAAGTTTCCGGTGGAGAGAAGATCAATGGCTATGTATGACGATCATCAGGCTTCGTCATATGATGTGGAACATGCGGCCTGGTCGAACCTGCCGGAAGACGATTTTATCCAGCACGACGACCTGTCCTACACAATGGGTGAATTTATATGGACCGGTTTTGATTATCTGGGAGAACCCACCCCTTATTACAGTGCATGGCCCAGCCACAGCTCATTGTTCGGAGCCGTGGATCTGGCTGGGATACCCAAGGACCGGTTTTATCTTTATCGCAGCCACTGGAATAAGGAAGAGGGGACATTGCATATCCTTCCGCACTGGAACTGGGAAGGACGGGAAGGCGAAGTGACGCCTGTTTTTGTGTACACTAATCACCCCTCGGCCGAATTGTTTATCAACGGAAAAAGTCAGGGAAAAAGAACCAAAGACCTCTCTGTACCGCTCGAAGGAAGCTATACAGAAGAGGCGCAAAAGAATTTTGCACGACAGAAACGGTATCGCCTGATGTGGATGGATACCCGGTATGAGCCGGGAACTGTGAAGGTAGTGGCATACGATGAGCATGGAAATGCCGTAGCTGAAAAGGAAATCCGTACTGCGGGGGAACCCCATGGATTAGTGCTTGAAGCAGATCGGACCATCATCAATGCCGACGGCAAAGATTTGGCGTTTATTACGGTATCGGTAGTAGACAAGGATGGTAATCCCTGTCCCAATGTAAATGAACTGGTCAGGTTCAACGTGAAAGGGGCGGGCAGTTACCGGGCCGGTGCCAATGGCGATCCCACGAGTCTCGATCTTTTCCACCTGCCGCAGATGTACCTCTTCAACGGCAAACTGGTAGCGGTCGTTGAATCGACGGAGAAGCCCGGTACCATTACGCTGGAAGCAACAGCCAAAGGATTGAGGAAAGCGAGTATAAATATCCAGACAAAATAA
- the acs gene encoding acetate--CoA ligase — protein MSSYSIKSLEQYFKVYRKSIRKPKKFWAKIAENNFTWYRKWDKVLEFDMEKAEFIWFKNAKLNITKNCIDRHLANRGDENAIIFEPNDPDEPARYYTYSQLYAEVSKMANVLREQGVQKGDRVCIYLPMVPELAFSVLACARIGAIHSVVFAGFSSNALATRINDCTCKLIITADGGYRGTKTIDLKRIVDEALVKSPSIERVLVVKRTGQEIDMKEGRDRWLQPLLDEAPATSMAEVMDAEDPLFILYTSGSTGKPKGMLHTTAGYMVYTAYTFKNVFNYMPGDIYWCTADIGWVTGHSYTIYGPLLNGATTVIFEGIPSYPTHSRFWEVIQKHRVNQFYTAPTAIRSLAKEKIEYVRDYRLDSLKVIGSVGEPINEEAWHWYNDHVGNKRCPLVDTWWQTETGGIVISAIPFVTPTKPTYASLPLPGIKPVLMDELRNEIEGNQQIGNLCIEYPWPGIARTIWGDHQRFIDTYFKTFPGKYFSGDGALRDEVGYYRITGRVDDVIIVSGHNLGTAPIEDVINEHQTVAESAIVGYPHDIKGNALYGFVVLKETGLWRDRQNLAKEINQLISDQIGAIAKLDKIQFVTGLPKTRSGKIMRRILRKIAEGEQSDFGDITTLVNPEIVEEISRERV, from the coding sequence ATGAGTAGTTATTCGATCAAATCCTTAGAGCAATATTTTAAGGTATACCGAAAGTCGATCCGAAAGCCCAAAAAGTTCTGGGCGAAAATAGCAGAAAATAATTTCACCTGGTACCGGAAATGGGATAAGGTGTTGGAATTTGATATGGAGAAGGCTGAATTTATCTGGTTCAAAAATGCCAAACTCAATATCACCAAGAATTGTATCGACCGACATCTGGCAAACAGGGGGGATGAGAATGCCATTATTTTTGAACCCAACGATCCGGACGAACCGGCACGCTATTATACTTATAGCCAACTGTATGCCGAGGTTTCCAAAATGGCTAATGTGCTTCGGGAACAAGGAGTACAGAAAGGCGACAGGGTATGTATTTACCTGCCCATGGTTCCTGAACTGGCTTTCAGTGTGCTGGCCTGTGCACGTATAGGTGCAATTCACTCCGTGGTATTTGCCGGTTTTTCTTCCAATGCCCTGGCTACCCGTATTAATGATTGTACCTGTAAACTTATCATTACTGCAGATGGCGGATACCGTGGAACCAAGACCATCGATCTGAAACGTATCGTGGACGAAGCACTTGTAAAGTCCCCTTCGATAGAAAGAGTATTGGTTGTAAAGCGCACCGGCCAGGAGATCGATATGAAAGAAGGACGTGACCGTTGGCTGCAACCACTACTGGATGAGGCTCCCGCTACCAGTATGGCAGAGGTGATGGATGCCGAAGACCCCCTCTTTATTCTCTATACTTCCGGCTCGACCGGAAAACCGAAAGGAATGCTGCATACCACGGCGGGATATATGGTCTATACGGCGTACACCTTTAAAAATGTATTTAATTACATGCCGGGAGATATATACTGGTGTACGGCCGACATCGGGTGGGTTACAGGACACTCTTACACCATTTACGGGCCGCTGCTCAATGGGGCTACTACTGTTATCTTTGAAGGAATCCCTTCGTATCCTACCCATAGCCGTTTCTGGGAGGTAATCCAAAAACACCGGGTCAATCAGTTCTATACGGCACCCACAGCAATCCGTTCCCTGGCCAAAGAGAAGATTGAATATGTCAGGGATTACCGTCTCGACTCTCTAAAGGTGATCGGCTCCGTTGGTGAACCTATCAACGAAGAGGCATGGCACTGGTATAACGACCACGTGGGTAACAAACGGTGTCCCTTGGTGGATACCTGGTGGCAGACAGAGACCGGAGGTATTGTGATATCGGCTATCCCCTTTGTCACACCGACTAAACCTACCTATGCTTCACTGCCGCTTCCTGGGATTAAGCCGGTTTTGATGGATGAGCTGCGAAACGAGATCGAGGGCAATCAGCAAATCGGAAACCTTTGTATTGAATATCCCTGGCCGGGTATTGCAAGGACTATCTGGGGAGATCACCAGCGTTTTATCGATACCTATTTCAAAACATTTCCCGGTAAATATTTTTCAGGAGATGGCGCACTACGCGATGAGGTGGGCTATTACCGCATCACCGGGAGGGTAGACGATGTGATCATTGTTTCGGGACACAACCTGGGAACCGCGCCCATCGAAGATGTGATCAACGAGCATCAGACGGTAGCAGAGAGTGCTATCGTGGGATATCCGCACGATATCAAGGGGAACGCCTTGTACGGTTTTGTAGTGCTTAAAGAAACCGGCTTATGGCGTGACCGGCAGAATCTTGCAAAAGAGATCAACCAACTTATCTCCGACCAGATCGGTGCCATTGCCAAGCTGGACAAGATACAGTTCGTAACGGGATTGCCAAAGACGCGCTCAGGGAAGATTATGCGGCGCATCCTACGTAAAATTGCCGAAGGAGAACAGTCCGATTTTGGAGATATCACCACGTTGGTTAATCCCGAAATCGTGGAAGAGATCAGCCGGGAAAGAGTGTGA
- a CDS encoding AGE family epimerase/isomerase, with protein sequence MNGFKKELTENILPFWIDRMQDNRYGGFYGQIDGKGQLHPEANKGAILNARILWTFSAAYRLLKEPVYLDIAQRAFGYICTFFIDKEQGGAYWELDYRGNPVNMKKQAYAQGFMLYGFSEFYRATGDPKALVLAKDFFRLIEKCHDNRSGGYLEAYTRDWQPIGDMRLSEKDANEKKTMNTHLHILEPYTTLLRIWRDEELIVAQRRLIDIFTTKILDRETGHLNLFFDEEWNVKSTAVSYGHDIEASWLLFEAAEVLGDRELLEKIKTLSLKIVDAASEGLQADGSMIYETDRIHSKVEQFVLAVSSGRSPDKRIPVCTDAERHWWVQAEAVVGYIYAYENSGDIRYKEKAYGVWEYIRNYIIDKENGEWYWSRLSDGSINREDDKAGFWKCPYHNGRMCMEMMDRFVRE encoded by the coding sequence ATGAATGGTTTTAAAAAAGAGTTGACAGAGAATATACTGCCGTTCTGGATCGACCGGATGCAGGATAACCGGTATGGTGGCTTTTACGGGCAGATAGACGGGAAAGGCCAGTTGCATCCCGAAGCGAATAAAGGAGCGATCCTCAATGCCCGGATTTTATGGACCTTCTCGGCTGCGTATCGCTTGTTAAAAGAACCGGTATACCTCGATATTGCCCAAAGGGCATTCGGTTATATTTGTACCTTTTTTATCGACAAAGAACAGGGGGGAGCTTATTGGGAACTGGATTATAGGGGAAATCCGGTGAATATGAAAAAGCAGGCCTATGCCCAGGGGTTTATGCTATATGGTTTTTCTGAGTTTTACCGTGCAACGGGTGATCCAAAGGCATTGGTACTGGCAAAAGATTTTTTCCGGTTGATTGAAAAATGCCATGATAACCGGTCGGGTGGATATCTGGAGGCCTATACACGGGATTGGCAACCAATCGGGGATATGCGCCTGAGCGAGAAAGATGCCAATGAGAAAAAGACGATGAATACCCACCTGCATATCCTGGAACCTTATACGACTCTGCTCAGGATTTGGAGAGATGAAGAGTTGATCGTAGCACAGCGGCGGCTGATAGATATCTTTACTACTAAAATACTCGACAGGGAAACAGGACATCTGAACCTGTTCTTTGATGAGGAATGGAACGTAAAGTCAACGGCTGTATCTTACGGGCACGATATAGAGGCTTCGTGGCTGTTGTTTGAAGCTGCAGAGGTGTTGGGCGACAGGGAACTGTTGGAAAAGATAAAGACGTTATCGTTGAAAATAGTGGACGCCGCTTCCGAAGGGTTGCAGGCTGACGGTAGCATGATATATGAAACGGACCGGATTCACTCCAAGGTTGAACAGTTCGTATTGGCCGTTTCGAGCGGCCGCAGTCCGGACAAACGTATCCCGGTCTGCACGGACGCTGAGCGGCATTGGTGGGTACAGGCTGAAGCGGTGGTCGGGTACATCTATGCATACGAAAATTCGGGAGATATCCGCTATAAAGAAAAAGCCTACGGCGTTTGGGAATATATCCGGAACTATATCATAGATAAGGAGAACGGGGAATGGTACTGGAGCCGTTTATCCGACGGGAGTATCAACCGGGAAGATGACAAGGCCGGATTCTGGAAATGTCCTTACCACAACGGGCGCATGTGCATGGAGATGATGGATCGGTTTGTTAGAGAATAA
- a CDS encoding MFS transporter, protein MITLKEKLGYGFGDAASSMFWKLFGMYLLFFYTDVFGMEAAAVGTMFLITRVWDSLFDPVVGVIADRTETRWGKFRPYLLFLAIPFAVIGVFTFFTPAFPSADKVIYAYITYSLMMIVYSGINVPYASLLGVMSPDPKDRNVLSTYRMAFAYIGSFVTLLLFMPMVNYFSGNSKVIEDQQHGWFMAVIVIAIACAVLFLLCFAFTKERVKPIRQKQAPLKDDLKDLLRNRPWWILLGAGVSALIFNSIRDGATIYYFKYYVEEDLFGTVNILNIPFVLSGLYLALGQAANLLGVILAAPVSNRIGKRYTYMGAMAIAMVLSIVFYGLGSHGLALIFSLQALISICAGSIFPLLWSMYADCADYSEYKTGNRATGLIFSSSSMSQKLGWAIGTAMTGWLLAYFGFEANQVQNAETISGIKMFMSIFPAVGAALSVIFIYFYPLTEKGLKAITTELVKRRHQL, encoded by the coding sequence ATGATAACACTCAAGGAGAAATTAGGATATGGATTCGGCGATGCGGCATCGTCGATGTTCTGGAAATTATTCGGCATGTACCTCCTCTTCTTCTATACCGATGTGTTCGGGATGGAGGCGGCGGCAGTGGGGACGATGTTCCTGATCACACGGGTATGGGATTCGCTTTTCGATCCGGTAGTTGGGGTGATAGCCGATCGCACCGAAACCCGATGGGGGAAATTCAGACCCTATCTGTTGTTTCTGGCCATACCGTTCGCGGTAATCGGGGTCTTTACCTTTTTTACTCCGGCTTTCCCTTCTGCAGATAAGGTGATATATGCCTATATTACCTATTCTCTGATGATGATTGTCTACTCGGGGATTAATGTTCCTTATGCATCCCTGCTGGGAGTGATGAGTCCCGATCCGAAGGATAGGAATGTACTGTCTACCTACCGTATGGCTTTTGCCTATATTGGCAGCTTTGTGACCTTGCTCCTGTTTATGCCGATGGTCAACTATTTCAGTGGTAACAGCAAAGTGATTGAAGACCAACAGCACGGATGGTTCATGGCTGTCATTGTGATCGCTATTGCCTGTGCTGTTTTGTTTCTGCTCTGTTTTGCATTTACAAAGGAGAGGGTAAAACCCATACGCCAAAAGCAGGCTCCGTTGAAAGATGACCTGAAAGATCTTCTCCGGAACAGACCATGGTGGATACTCCTGGGGGCAGGTGTCTCAGCACTCATATTCAACTCCATCCGCGACGGCGCGACCATCTATTACTTTAAATATTATGTGGAAGAGGATCTGTTCGGAACGGTTAATATCCTGAATATTCCATTCGTGCTTAGCGGGTTGTATCTTGCCCTGGGCCAGGCGGCCAACTTGCTCGGTGTGATTCTTGCTGCGCCGGTTAGTAACAGGATCGGAAAACGGTACACCTATATGGGGGCGATGGCAATTGCTATGGTTCTCAGTATTGTTTTCTACGGACTGGGCAGTCATGGTCTCGCTTTGATATTTAGTCTTCAGGCGCTAATCAGTATTTGCGCAGGAAGTATCTTCCCGTTATTATGGTCAATGTATGCCGATTGTGCTGACTATTCAGAATATAAAACCGGAAACCGCGCGACCGGATTGATATTCAGCTCTTCTTCAATGAGCCAGAAGCTGGGGTGGGCTATCGGTACGGCCATGACCGGCTGGTTGTTGGCTTACTTTGGTTTTGAAGCCAATCAGGTGCAGAATGCGGAGACCATCAGCGGCATCAAAATGTTTATGAGTATTTTTCCGGCAGTAGGTGCTGCTCTTTCGGTAATATTTATCTATTTTTATCCTTTAACTGAGAAGGGGTTAAAGGCGATCACAACTGAACTGGTAAAGAGAAGACATCAACTATGA
- a CDS encoding glycoside hydrolase family 130 protein, which yields MSLFNQRMQALLEDYETLVSKRNSPLPGNNGWFQRYKNPVLTAAHTPLFWRYDLDPEANPFLMERIGMNGVMNAGAIKWNGNYLLVARVEGVDRKSFFAIAESPNGIDNFRFWDYPIVIPENDDPVTNVYDMRLTLHEDGWIYGVFCAERFDGTAEEGDLSKAKASAGIVRTKDMIKWERLPDVESKSQQRNVVLHPEFVEGKYALYTRPQDGFISAGSGLGIGWTLVEDMTKTVITEEKIVDRRFYHTIKELKNGEGPAPIKTAKGWLHLAHGVRACAAGLRYVLYLYMTSLEDPSKLIASPGGYFMAPEGEERVGDVSNVLFSNGWIADDDGTVFIYYASSDTRMHVATSTLDRLVDYCFQTPEDGLTSFSSVQALSKQIDKNLRFLERSR from the coding sequence ATGAGTCTGTTCAACCAACGAATGCAAGCGTTACTGGAGGACTACGAAACATTGGTTAGTAAAAGAAACAGTCCCTTACCCGGTAATAACGGCTGGTTTCAACGATATAAAAACCCGGTGCTCACAGCAGCCCATACGCCGCTATTCTGGCGATACGATCTGGATCCGGAAGCAAATCCTTTCCTGATGGAGCGGATCGGCATGAATGGCGTGATGAATGCAGGTGCCATCAAATGGAATGGAAACTACCTGCTTGTGGCACGTGTGGAGGGTGTCGACCGGAAATCTTTTTTCGCCATTGCCGAAAGCCCTAACGGCATCGATAACTTTCGCTTTTGGGATTACCCCATAGTAATTCCTGAAAATGATGATCCTGTGACCAATGTATATGATATGAGATTGACCCTCCACGAGGACGGATGGATATATGGAGTATTCTGTGCAGAACGGTTTGATGGAACAGCTGAGGAGGGAGACCTTTCGAAAGCGAAAGCATCTGCGGGAATAGTACGGACAAAAGATATGATCAAATGGGAACGATTACCAGATGTTGAGTCGAAAAGCCAGCAACGCAATGTGGTGCTTCACCCTGAATTTGTCGAAGGGAAATATGCACTGTACACCCGTCCGCAGGATGGCTTTATCAGTGCAGGTAGCGGATTGGGTATCGGTTGGACATTGGTAGAGGATATGACGAAGACGGTAATCACCGAAGAAAAAATTGTCGACCGGCGCTTCTATCATACCATCAAGGAACTGAAGAACGGGGAAGGGCCGGCACCTATTAAAACAGCCAAAGGGTGGCTGCATCTGGCACATGGTGTAAGGGCATGCGCTGCAGGTCTGAGATATGTATTATATTTGTATATGACTTCGCTGGAAGATCCGTCGAAACTTATTGCCTCTCCGGGCGGCTATTTTATGGCTCCCGAAGGTGAAGAGCGTGTGGGTGATGTCTCAAACGTGCTTTTTAGCAACGGCTGGATTGCCGATGACGATGGAACGGTGTTCATCTATTATGCTTCGTCCGACACGCGGATGCACGTGGCCACCTCTACGCTGGATCGGTTGGTAGATTATTGCTTCCAAACTCCCGAAGACGGATTGACATCTTTTTCGTCAGTACAGGCATTGAGTAAGCAGATCGACAAGAATCTACGGTTTTTGGAAAGATCGAGATAA
- a CDS encoding glycoside hydrolase family 26 protein gives MNAKSLAFCTSIFIFLFFASCTSKAGTGKISDKVQGTELTAEAQNLLENLKEISSQGFMFGHQDDPLYGIIWEGDSGRSDVKSVVGDYPAVMGFDIGRIEHGNEKNIDNVSFDKIRQEIIRQYNRGGIITISWHLDNPLTGGDSWDVSTGGVVTSILPGGGQHEKFLMWLQRAADFFNSLTTDSGVKIPVLFRPWHEHTGSWFWWGKEHCTVDEYKQLWHITRDFFDQQGINHLLYGYSPDAQGPGDIYMERYPGDEYVDLLGLDCYHRDNEKGTAAYQQTLHTILSFMTEEGEKRNKPIALTETGLEAIPIHDWWTNVLFPVLDQYPVTYVLVWRNARERPDHFYAPYPGHLSEADFIAFYQHPKTLFCKDIHYIYNPKD, from the coding sequence ATGAATGCGAAATCATTGGCTTTTTGTACAAGCATATTCATTTTTCTTTTCTTTGCTTCTTGTACTTCAAAAGCGGGTACAGGTAAGATTTCCGATAAAGTACAAGGAACCGAATTGACAGCGGAGGCTCAAAATCTTCTGGAAAACCTGAAAGAAATATCCTCCCAGGGATTCATGTTCGGTCATCAAGATGATCCGTTATACGGTATCATCTGGGAAGGCGACAGCGGCCGTTCCGATGTGAAAAGTGTGGTGGGGGATTATCCTGCCGTGATGGGCTTTGATATTGGCCGGATTGAGCATGGCAATGAGAAAAATATCGATAATGTCTCTTTCGACAAGATCCGGCAGGAAATCATCCGCCAGTACAACAGAGGTGGAATAATCACTATAAGCTGGCATTTGGATAACCCGTTAACCGGAGGAGACTCATGGGATGTCTCTACCGGCGGGGTGGTAACTTCGATCCTTCCGGGAGGAGGGCAGCATGAGAAGTTTCTAATGTGGTTACAACGTGCAGCCGATTTTTTCAATTCACTTACTACTGATAGCGGAGTAAAGATTCCTGTCCTTTTCAGGCCCTGGCATGAACATACCGGAAGTTGGTTCTGGTGGGGTAAAGAACACTGTACGGTAGATGAGTATAAGCAGCTTTGGCATATAACCCGCGATTTTTTTGATCAACAGGGGATCAATCATCTGCTTTACGGTTATTCTCCCGACGCACAAGGCCCCGGTGATATATACATGGAACGGTATCCCGGAGATGAATATGTAGACTTGTTGGGATTGGATTGTTATCACAGGGATAATGAGAAAGGTACAGCGGCCTATCAGCAGACTTTACATACCATACTCTCTTTTATGACTGAAGAAGGAGAGAAACGTAATAAACCGATTGCCCTGACAGAAACCGGATTAGAAGCGATCCCTATTCACGATTGGTGGACAAACGTCCTTTTTCCCGTGCTGGATCAATACCCCGTTACCTATGTGCTGGTATGGCGCAATGCCCGCGAGCGACCGGATCATTTTTATGCTCCTTATCCCGGACATCTTTCAGAAGCAGATTTTATTGCATTTTATCAACATCCCAAAACACTTTTTTGCAAAGATATACACTATATATACAACCCTAAAGATTGA